From the Hypanus sabinus isolate sHypSab1 unplaced genomic scaffold, sHypSab1.hap1 scaffold_730, whole genome shotgun sequence genome, one window contains:
- the LOC132389989 gene encoding zinc finger protein 420-like, protein MPFTCSDCGKGFTQSSQLKEHQRVHTGEKPFTCSECGKGFARSSELKVHQRVHTGERPFTCSDCGKGFTHSSNLHRHQRVHTGEKPFICSECGKVFAQSSELKSHQRVHTGEKPFICSECGKGFARSSVLKVHQRVHTREMPFTCSDCGKGFTHSSNLQRHQRVHTGEKPFTCSECGKGFTQSSELKSHQRVHTGEKPFTCSDCGKGFARSFELKLHQRVHTSERPFTCSDCGKGFTHSSNLHRHQRVHTGEKPFICSECGKRFAQTAQLKLHQRVHTGERPFTCSECGKAFAQSSELKVHQRVHTGERPFSCSECGKGFIRSSQLLRHQQIHTGEKPFICSECGKGFTDSVHLKEHQFVHTGERPFTCSDCGKGFTRRFSLLTHQLDHSEEKPFICSECGKGFTQSSQLKEHQRVHTGEKPFICSECGKGFSQSSQLKLHQRVHTGERPFNCSECGKGFSRSSQLLRHQRIHTGEKPFICPECGKGFTDSAQLKEHQFVHTGERPFTCSDCGKRFSRSSQLSRHQQIHTGEKPF, encoded by the coding sequence atgccattcacatgctcagactgtgggaaaggattcacccagtcatctcaactgaaggagcatcagcgagtccacactggggagaagccattcacttgctctgaatgtgggaaaggatttgctcggtcatctgaactgaaggtacatcagcgagttcacactggggagaggccattcacctgctcagactgtgggaagggattcactcactcgtcCAACCTGcacagacaccagcgagttcacactggggagaagccatttatctgctctgaatgtgggaaggtatttgctcagtcatctgaactgaagtcccatcagcgagtccacactggggagaagccattcatttgctcagaatgtgggaaaggattcgctCGGTCATCtgtactgaaggtacatcagcgagttcacactcgggagatgccattcacctgctcagactgtgggaagggattcactcactcgtccaacctacagagacatcagcgagttcacactggggagaagccattcacatgctctgaatgtgggaaaggattcactcagtcatctgaactgaagtcacatcagcgagttcatacgggagagaagccattcacctgctctgactgtgggaaaggatttgctCGGTCATTtgaactgaagttacatcagcgagttcacactagtgagaggccgttcacctgctctgactgtgggaagggattcactcactcgtcCAATCTACACAGAcaccagcgagtccacactggagagaagccattcatatgctctgaatgtgggaaacgATTTGCCCAGACAGCtcaactgaagttacatcagcgagtccacactggggagaggccgttcacttgctctgaatgtgggaaggcatttgctcagtcatctgaactgaaggtacatcagcgagttcacactggtgagaggccgttcagctgctcagaatgtgggaaaggattcattcgTTCATCTCAACTCCTGCgacaccagcaaattcacactggggagaaaccattcatctgctcagaatgtgggaagggattcaccgatTCAGTTCATCTGAAAGAACATCAgtttgttcacactggggagaggccgttcacctgctcagactgtgggaaaggattcactcggcgTTTTAGTCTATTAACGCACCAGTTAGATCACAGTGAGGAGAAACCATTCatatgctctgaatgtgggaaaggattcacacagtcatctcaactgaaggagcatcagcgagtccacactggggagaagccgttcatctgctctgaatgtgggaagggattttctcagtcatctcaactgaagttacatcagcgagtccacactggggagaggccattcaactgctctgaatgtgggaaaggattcagtcgtTCTTCTCAACTCCTgagacaccagcgaattcacactggggagaaaccattcatctgcccagagtgtgggaagggattcaccgatTCAGCTCAGCTGAAAGAACATCAgtttgttcacactggggagaggccattcacctgctcagactgtgggaaaagattcagtcGTTCATCTCAGCTTTCGaggcatcagcaaattcacactggggagaaaccattctgA